A stretch of the Hippocampus zosterae strain Florida chromosome 18, ASM2543408v3, whole genome shotgun sequence genome encodes the following:
- the coq4 gene encoding ubiquinone biosynthesis protein COQ4 homolog, mitochondrial isoform X1 yields MFPRVARPLPRLGNRHSTVIANACVKRRSKLTDSRYHEELYPGHIPTSPIQKALLAVGSGIAALQDPYRHDMVAVLGETTGHLALLNLRDRMRNDPEGYRILTERPKIRLSTLDLEKMASLPEGSFGREYIRFLEDNHVTPDSRAHVKFVDNEELSYVMQRYREVHDLLHTLLGMPTNMLGEVAVKWFEAAQTGLPMCALGALLGPLRLNARSLQSLVTSLGPWAVRNGLQARCVLCVFYERRWEQSLDDLRRELNIQPPP; encoded by the exons ATGTTTCCTCGAGTGGCTCGACCGCTACCACGACTGGGTAACAGGCACTCCACGGTGATCGCGAACG CATGTGTCAAGCGCAGGAGCAAGTTGACAGATAGTCGATACCATGAAGAACTTTATCCTGGACACATCCCCACCTCTCCGATTCAAAAGGCCTTGCTGGCAGTGGGCTCGGGGATCGCCGCACTGCAGGACCCCTACAGGCACG ACATGGTTGCAGTGCTCGGAGAAACGACAGGCCATCTGGCCTTGCTAAACCTCAGGGACCGCATGAGAAACGACCCAGAGGGATACAGAATTCTCAC GGAGAGACCCAAGATCCGCCTGTCCACACTCGATTTGGAAAAGATGGCCTCCTTACCCGAGGGATCTTTTGGTCGGGAATACATCCGTTTCCTGGAAGACAAT CATGTGACGCCCGACTCGCGGGCCCACGTGAAGTTCGTGGACAACGAGGAACTGTCCTACGTCATGCAGAGATACCGAGAGGTCCACGACCTGCTGCACACCTTACTGGGAATGCCCACCAACATGCTTG GTGAAGTTGCTGTGAAATGGTTCGAAGCCGCTCAGACCGGGCTCCCCATGTGTGCCCTTGGAGCTCTGTTGGGCCCGCTTCGGCTCAACGCCAG AAGTCTCCAGTCGCTGGTCACATCTTTGGGCCCGTGGGCGGTGCGAAATGGCCTGCAGGCTCGTTGCGTTCTGTGCGTCTTCTACGAGAGGCGATGGGAGCAGAGCCTGGACGATCTGAGAAGAGAACTCAACATCCAGCCACCCCCATAA
- the traf2b gene encoding TNF receptor-associated factor 2 isoform X1, with the protein MARMWLESSNSLPGIPHSVLSVPMENKYKCQQCLQVLRKPVQAQCGHRFCVHCFKQLTSSGPKPCEACRQEKIYEEPTSILNISEAFPDNAAGREIASLPAQCLNEGCSWKGSIKEYETQHEGSCELERVQCEACQAFLLRSELERHCERECEARILNCKYCKVSCSFKDIKAHDEVCLKFPLQCKDCGKKKIPREKFNDHQRTCPKSKSACPFSKVGCKFVLDNGKLSDHEHSSVMEHLRLLLPMVLSVARPPRAEAPPPSEWQEDSGLGLYRAPEEEDSSPVPPVDQDKKVSALENIVCVLNREVERSSVTLEAFSHQHRLDQEKLENLNNKVQQLERALAMRDFQLSETEQLVRELQLCTYDGIYVWKISDFARRRVDAVAGRTPAMFSPAFYSSKYGYKMCLRLYLNGDGTGRGTHLSLFFVVMRGRCDALLKWPFSQKVTLMLLDQNNREHIIDAFRPDISSTSFQRPAGEMNIASGCPLFCPLGKLAAKSPYLRDDTIFIKAIVDLTGL; encoded by the exons ATGGCCCGAATGTGGTTGGAGAGCAGCAACTCTTTACCGGGGATTCCCCACAGCGTGCTGTCGGTGCccatggaaaataaatacaaatgtcagCAGTGTCTCCAGGTCCTCAGGAAGCCCGTGCAGGCTCAGTGCGGCCACCGCTTCTGCGTCCACTGCTTCAAGCAGCTCACCAG TTCAGGCCCAAAGCCGTGCGAAGCCTGCCGCCAGGAGAAGATCTACGAGGAGCCCACCTCCATCCTCAACATCAGCGAG GCCTTTCCGGACAACGCGGCCGGTCGAGAAATAGCGAGCCTCCCCGCGCAGTGTTTGAATGAGGGTTGCAGCTGGAAAGGATCCATCAAAGAATACGAG ACGCAGCATGAAGGCTCCTGCGAGCTGGAGCGCGTGCAGTGCGAGGCCTGCCAGGCCTTCCTGTTGCGCTCGGAGCTAGAGCGACACTGCGAGAGGGAGTGCGAGGCCCGAATTCTCAACTGCAAATATTGCAAAGTGTCATGCAGCTTTAAAGACATCAAG gctcaCGATGAAGTGTGCCTCAAGTTCCCGTTGCAGTGCAAAGACTGCGGTAAAAAGAAGATCCCAAGAGAAAAG TTCAACGATCACCAACGAACCTGCCCTAAGTCCAAGAGCGCCTGTCCTTTTAGCAAAGTGGGCTGCAAATTTGTG CTGGACAACGGTAAGCTGAGCGATCATGAACACAGTAGCGTCATGGAGCACCTGCGCTTGCTGCTGCCCATGGTTCTGTCGGTGGCACGGCCGCCCCGCGCAGAGGCCCCGCCCCCCAGTGAGTGGCAAGAAGATTCGGGTCTGGGTCTGTACAGGGCTCCTGAGGAGGAAGACTCGTCCCCTGTGCCTCCCGTGGACCAGGACAAGAAG GTGAGCGCCTTGGAGAACATCGTCTGCGTTCTGAACCGCGAGGTGGAGCGCAGCTCTGTGACACTGGAGGCCTTCTCGCATCAGCACCGCCTGGACCAGGAGAAGCTGGAGAACCTGAACAACAAGGTTCAGCAGCTGGAGCGGGCGCTGGCCATGCGTGACTTCCAGTTGTCTGAGACAGAACAGCTGGTGCGAGAGCTGCAGTTGTGCACCTATGACGGCATCTACGTCTGGAAGATCTCGGATTTCGCTCGCCGCAGGGTTGACGCCGTGGCCGGTCGGACGCCTGCCATGTTCTCGCCGG CATTCTACTCCAGCAAATACGGCTACAAAATGTGCCTGCGCTTGTACCTGAATGGCGACGGCACGGGGCGGGGGACGCACCTGTCGCTCTTCTTTGTGGTCATGCGGGGGCGCTGCGACGCGCTGCTCAAGTGGCCCTTTAGCCAGAAG GTGACGCTGATGCTGCTGGACCAGAACAACCGCGAGCACATCATCGACGCCTTCCGTCCAGACATCTCGTCCACGTCTTTCCAGCGACCGGCCGGCGAGATGAACATTGCCAGCGGCTGTCCGCTCTTCTGCCCGCTGGGGAAACTGGCAGCGAAGAGTCCATACCTGCGCGACGACACCATCTTCATCAAGGCCATCGTGGACCTGACAGGCTTGTGA
- the coq4 gene encoding ubiquinone biosynthesis protein COQ4 homolog, mitochondrial isoform X2 — protein MFPRVARPLPRLGNRHSTVIANACVKRRSKLTDSRYHEELYPGHIPTSPIQKALLAVGSGIAALQDPYRHDMVAVLGETTGHLALLNLRDRMRNDPEGYRILTERPKIRLSTLDLEKMASLPEGSFGREYIRFLEDNHVTPDSRAHVKFVDNEELSYVMQRYREVHDLLHTLLGMPTNMLEVSSRWSHLWARGRCEMACRLVAFCASSTRGDGSRAWTI, from the exons ATGTTTCCTCGAGTGGCTCGACCGCTACCACGACTGGGTAACAGGCACTCCACGGTGATCGCGAACG CATGTGTCAAGCGCAGGAGCAAGTTGACAGATAGTCGATACCATGAAGAACTTTATCCTGGACACATCCCCACCTCTCCGATTCAAAAGGCCTTGCTGGCAGTGGGCTCGGGGATCGCCGCACTGCAGGACCCCTACAGGCACG ACATGGTTGCAGTGCTCGGAGAAACGACAGGCCATCTGGCCTTGCTAAACCTCAGGGACCGCATGAGAAACGACCCAGAGGGATACAGAATTCTCAC GGAGAGACCCAAGATCCGCCTGTCCACACTCGATTTGGAAAAGATGGCCTCCTTACCCGAGGGATCTTTTGGTCGGGAATACATCCGTTTCCTGGAAGACAAT CATGTGACGCCCGACTCGCGGGCCCACGTGAAGTTCGTGGACAACGAGGAACTGTCCTACGTCATGCAGAGATACCGAGAGGTCCACGACCTGCTGCACACCTTACTGGGAATGCCCACCAACATGCTTG AAGTCTCCAGTCGCTGGTCACATCTTTGGGCCCGTGGGCGGTGCGAAATGGCCTGCAGGCTCGTTGCGTTCTGTGCGTCTTCTACGAGAGGCGATGGGAGCAGAGCCTGGACGATCTGA
- the traf2b gene encoding TNF receptor-associated factor 2 isoform X2, with product MARMWLESSNSLPGIPHSVLSVPMENKYKCQQCLQVLRKPVQAQCGHRFCVHCFKQLTSSGPKPCEACRQEKIYEEPTSILNISEAFPDNAAGREIASLPAQCLNEGCSWKGSIKEYETQHEGSCELERVQCEACQAFLLRSELERHCERECEARILNCKYCKVSCSFKDIKAHDEVCLKFPLQCKDCGKKKIPREKFNDHQRTCPKSKSACPFSKVGCKFVLDNGKLSDHEHSSVMEHLRLLLPMVLSVARPPRAEAPPPSEWQEDSGLGLYRAPEEEDSSPVPPVDQDKKVSALENIVCVLNREVERSSVTLEAFSHQHRLDQEKLENLNNKVQQLERALAMRDFQLSETEQLVRELQLCTYDGIYVWKISDFARRRVDAVAGRTPAMFSPAFYSSKYGYKMCLRLYLNGDGTGRGTHLSLFFVVMRGRCDALLKWPFSQKEK from the exons ATGGCCCGAATGTGGTTGGAGAGCAGCAACTCTTTACCGGGGATTCCCCACAGCGTGCTGTCGGTGCccatggaaaataaatacaaatgtcagCAGTGTCTCCAGGTCCTCAGGAAGCCCGTGCAGGCTCAGTGCGGCCACCGCTTCTGCGTCCACTGCTTCAAGCAGCTCACCAG TTCAGGCCCAAAGCCGTGCGAAGCCTGCCGCCAGGAGAAGATCTACGAGGAGCCCACCTCCATCCTCAACATCAGCGAG GCCTTTCCGGACAACGCGGCCGGTCGAGAAATAGCGAGCCTCCCCGCGCAGTGTTTGAATGAGGGTTGCAGCTGGAAAGGATCCATCAAAGAATACGAG ACGCAGCATGAAGGCTCCTGCGAGCTGGAGCGCGTGCAGTGCGAGGCCTGCCAGGCCTTCCTGTTGCGCTCGGAGCTAGAGCGACACTGCGAGAGGGAGTGCGAGGCCCGAATTCTCAACTGCAAATATTGCAAAGTGTCATGCAGCTTTAAAGACATCAAG gctcaCGATGAAGTGTGCCTCAAGTTCCCGTTGCAGTGCAAAGACTGCGGTAAAAAGAAGATCCCAAGAGAAAAG TTCAACGATCACCAACGAACCTGCCCTAAGTCCAAGAGCGCCTGTCCTTTTAGCAAAGTGGGCTGCAAATTTGTG CTGGACAACGGTAAGCTGAGCGATCATGAACACAGTAGCGTCATGGAGCACCTGCGCTTGCTGCTGCCCATGGTTCTGTCGGTGGCACGGCCGCCCCGCGCAGAGGCCCCGCCCCCCAGTGAGTGGCAAGAAGATTCGGGTCTGGGTCTGTACAGGGCTCCTGAGGAGGAAGACTCGTCCCCTGTGCCTCCCGTGGACCAGGACAAGAAG GTGAGCGCCTTGGAGAACATCGTCTGCGTTCTGAACCGCGAGGTGGAGCGCAGCTCTGTGACACTGGAGGCCTTCTCGCATCAGCACCGCCTGGACCAGGAGAAGCTGGAGAACCTGAACAACAAGGTTCAGCAGCTGGAGCGGGCGCTGGCCATGCGTGACTTCCAGTTGTCTGAGACAGAACAGCTGGTGCGAGAGCTGCAGTTGTGCACCTATGACGGCATCTACGTCTGGAAGATCTCGGATTTCGCTCGCCGCAGGGTTGACGCCGTGGCCGGTCGGACGCCTGCCATGTTCTCGCCGG CATTCTACTCCAGCAAATACGGCTACAAAATGTGCCTGCGCTTGTACCTGAATGGCGACGGCACGGGGCGGGGGACGCACCTGTCGCTCTTCTTTGTGGTCATGCGGGGGCGCTGCGACGCGCTGCTCAAGTGGCCCTTTAGCCAGAAG GAGAAATGA